From the Iodobacter fluviatilis genome, one window contains:
- a CDS encoding methyl-accepting chemotaxis protein, which yields MALNLDGVKRLFSGRKQAAPVSANTTYEPIKTTWIMGKLSLPEADESQLKKPLPLIGLLPIRQQMAILLAVMLLSAGLFIITAFLAFQASSYNAERRAVSTEMQMLSQRIARASTQAVQGKAEAFPILKDAYIRFDDNLKQLSGGGLLASLLAHNPTQLINSVNAIWKKSFSSNAARPTVDTILKQEKALVTIGQSVLTINRNDAILLENTQEFAKMLGANGGSARDLEYAQHLSMLSQRMAKNSNTVFGDDLINPEVVSLLGKDSVLFDEIITAFLDGQNPDLQIRAVSNPALIEKLKEIDKRFRDFEVVITSFSKNMQPLVSSRLASQSIVTDSEKLLKDTGDLADAYENKTGSFVTGFLEFIFVVVALFALYQLVSVFNQESVRRRLVLEAENKKNQEAILRLLNEMADLADGDLTVRASVTEDLTGAIADSINYTIEELRSLITKINRATGQVTSATQEAQGISDELLAAAERQSVEIEGTNQTVEQMVTSIRGVSSNAAESANVAQSSLMAAEKGAEAVQNQIKGMGDIREQIQETAKRIKRLGESSQEISEIVELISDITEQTNVLALNAAIQAAAAGDAGRGFSIVAEEVQRLAERSGEATKQISAIVKTIQTDTHDAVAAMEVSTQGVVEGAKLSDAAGQALTEIGQVSRDLARLIESIAHETEDQTQLASKVNLSMRDILAITEQTTAGTKQSAIAVGQLTSLAQELKDSASGFKL from the coding sequence ATGGCACTGAATCTGGATGGCGTTAAGCGCCTTTTTTCCGGAAGAAAACAGGCAGCCCCTGTTTCGGCGAATACGACTTATGAGCCGATTAAAACAACATGGATTATGGGCAAGCTGAGCCTGCCAGAAGCCGATGAATCACAGTTAAAAAAACCACTGCCACTGATTGGCCTGCTGCCTATTCGTCAGCAAATGGCTATTTTACTGGCGGTGATGTTGCTGTCTGCCGGATTGTTTATTATCACGGCGTTTTTGGCTTTCCAAGCTTCGTCTTATAACGCGGAGCGTCGTGCGGTTTCTACTGAAATGCAGATGCTTTCGCAGCGTATTGCCCGGGCATCCACTCAGGCCGTACAGGGTAAGGCAGAAGCATTCCCCATTTTAAAAGATGCATACATCCGCTTTGACGATAACTTAAAGCAGTTGTCGGGTGGTGGATTGTTGGCCAGCTTATTGGCGCATAACCCGACTCAGCTGATTAATTCGGTTAATGCCATCTGGAAAAAGTCTTTTAGCAGCAATGCGGCGCGCCCTACTGTTGATACGATTCTCAAGCAGGAAAAAGCGCTGGTTACAATTGGTCAGTCTGTTTTAACGATTAACCGAAATGATGCGATTTTGCTGGAAAACACTCAGGAATTTGCCAAAATGCTGGGTGCAAATGGCGGCTCAGCACGCGATCTGGAATACGCTCAGCACTTATCCATGCTGTCTCAGCGTATGGCCAAAAACTCTAATACGGTTTTTGGTGATGATCTGATCAACCCTGAAGTGGTTTCTTTATTGGGTAAAGACTCTGTTTTATTTGATGAAATCATTACTGCGTTTTTGGATGGCCAAAACCCGGATTTACAAATTCGCGCGGTCAGCAATCCGGCTCTGATTGAAAAATTAAAAGAAATTGATAAACGCTTCCGCGATTTTGAAGTGGTTATTACCTCCTTCTCTAAAAACATGCAGCCCTTGGTTAGTTCGCGACTGGCCAGCCAAAGCATTGTTACTGATTCAGAAAAACTACTAAAAGACACCGGCGATCTTGCTGATGCCTATGAAAACAAAACAGGCAGCTTTGTTACTGGTTTCTTAGAGTTTATTTTCGTTGTTGTTGCATTGTTTGCTCTGTACCAATTGGTTTCAGTGTTTAACCAGGAATCGGTACGCCGTCGTTTGGTACTGGAAGCCGAGAATAAAAAGAACCAGGAGGCGATTTTGCGCCTGCTGAATGAAATGGCTGACTTAGCGGACGGGGATCTGACCGTTCGTGCATCGGTTACAGAGGATCTGACCGGGGCGATTGCGGACTCGATTAACTACACGATTGAAGAGTTGCGTTCCCTGATTACCAAGATTAACCGTGCAACAGGGCAGGTTACTTCGGCCACGCAGGAAGCTCAGGGTATTTCTGATGAATTGCTGGCCGCTGCGGAGCGTCAGTCTGTTGAGATTGAAGGCACCAACCAAACGGTTGAGCAGATGGTGACATCGATTCGTGGTGTATCGAGCAATGCCGCCGAATCAGCGAACGTGGCGCAGTCATCCCTGATGGCTGCTGAAAAGGGCGCTGAGGCGGTACAGAATCAGATTAAGGGTATGGGCGATATTCGCGAGCAGATTCAGGAAACAGCGAAACGGATTAAACGTCTGGGTGAAAGCTCACAAGAAATTAGTGAAATCGTTGAATTGATTTCAGACATTACCGAACAGACCAACGTCTTGGCTTTGAATGCGGCGATTCAGGCTGCTGCTGCGGGTGATGCGGGCCGTGGGTTCTCGATTGTTGCTGAAGAAGTGCAGCGTCTGGCGGAACGTTCAGGCGAGGCGACCAAGCAGATTAGTGCGATTGTGAAAACGATTCAGACCGATACCCATGATGCGGTAGCGGCGATGGAGGTTTCCACTCAGGGTGTGGTTGAAGGGGCGAAGCTATCTGATGCGGCGGGTCAGGCTCTGACCGAGATTGGTCAGGTTTCCCGTGATCTGGCGCGTTTGATTGAATCGATTGCGCATGAAACGGAAGATCAGACCCAGCTGGCAAGTAAGGTTAACTTATCCATGCGTGATATTTTGGCCATTACTGAGCAAACGACTGCAGGTACAAAACAATCTGCGATCGCGGTGGGGCAGCTGACCTCTCTGGCGCAAGAGCTGAAAGACTCCGCTTCAGGCTTTAAGCTTTAA
- a CDS encoding chemotaxis protein CheW: MAKRISLRDYQEGVMARLKSVTSTAQVDARLGVRIGGENWLVDLSDVAEVMPLPAIATVPLVQPWFKGVANLRGNLVSVSDLAAFMGAGSLSSTPAARLLLIHSRHILHCAVLVDRMLGLKHLADLTPDYLLTRSSAWTGDAYRDAAGVSWRCLDIQALVAQPAFLQTGQI; this comes from the coding sequence ATGGCCAAACGGATTAGCCTGCGTGACTATCAAGAAGGGGTAATGGCGCGATTAAAAAGCGTTACCTCTACAGCTCAAGTGGATGCTCGTTTGGGCGTAAGGATCGGTGGTGAAAATTGGCTGGTCGATTTATCCGATGTCGCTGAAGTAATGCCTTTACCTGCAATTGCGACTGTTCCTCTGGTGCAGCCTTGGTTCAAGGGTGTCGCCAATTTGCGTGGAAATCTGGTGAGTGTCAGTGATTTGGCGGCATTTATGGGGGCGGGTAGTTTATCGTCCACGCCTGCTGCACGATTATTGTTAATACATTCCCGGCATATATTGCATTGCGCTGTTTTAGTTGATCGTATGCTTGGTTTAAAGCATTTGGCCGATTTAACGCCTGATTATTTGCTCACGCGTTCATCTGCTTGGACAGGGGATGCTTATCGCGATGCGGCAGGTGTTTCGTGGCGATGTTTAGATATTCAGGCTTTAGTTGCACAGCCTGCTTTTTTACAAACAGGTCAAATATAG
- a CDS encoding response regulator, whose protein sequence is MSIKKILIVDDSPTERHFLGELLTKNSFQVMTAESGEEAVAKVKELMPDLILMDVVMPGMNGFQATRTISRDELTKHIPIIMCTSKNQETDMVWGRRQGAVEYVVKPIDPQELLSKIAAL, encoded by the coding sequence ATGAGTATTAAAAAAATATTGATCGTCGATGATTCACCAACTGAACGCCATTTTTTGGGTGAGTTGCTCACTAAAAATAGTTTTCAGGTCATGACTGCTGAATCGGGCGAAGAAGCCGTGGCAAAAGTGAAAGAATTGATGCCCGATTTGATTTTGATGGATGTTGTCATGCCCGGCATGAATGGCTTTCAAGCCACACGCACAATTAGCCGTGATGAGTTGACTAAGCATATTCCAATTATTATGTGCACTTCTAAGAACCAAGAAACAGATATGGTTTGGGGACGTCGCCAAGGTGCTGTGGAATACGTAGTAAAGCCTATTGACCCGCAGGAATTACTTTCCAAAATTGCGGCTTTGTAA
- a CDS encoding response regulator, which produces MSTLAGVKVMVIDDSNTIRRSAEIFLGQAGCEVILAEDGFDALAKISDRLPDVIFVDVMMPRLDGYQTCSLIKKNPRYKTTPVIMLSSKDGLFDRARGRMVGSDEYLTKPFTKDSLLLAVAAHIRSV; this is translated from the coding sequence ATGTCAACGCTCGCCGGAGTAAAAGTTATGGTGATTGATGACAGTAATACCATTCGTAGAAGTGCGGAGATTTTTTTGGGGCAAGCGGGGTGCGAAGTCATTCTTGCAGAAGATGGTTTTGATGCTTTAGCTAAAATCAGTGATCGTTTGCCTGACGTGATCTTTGTTGATGTGATGATGCCAAGGCTGGATGGTTACCAAACTTGCTCGCTGATTAAAAAGAATCCACGTTATAAAACAACCCCCGTTATTATGTTGTCTTCTAAAGATGGTTTGTTTGATCGTGCCAGAGGACGAATGGTAGGGTCTGATGAGTATTTAACTAAGCCTTTTACTAAAGACAGCCTGTTGTTGGCTGTTGCTGCACATATTCGCAGCGTTTGA
- the yihA gene encoding ribosome biogenesis GTP-binding protein YihA/YsxC has product MSLFQGLQFLTTVNDLKALPADGMEVAFAGRSNAGKSSAINTLANHTRLAFVSKTPGRTQHINYFQFGNANNRLVDLPGYGYAEVPVSVRQHWERLLSQYLVRRSNLIGLVLIMDSRRPLTELDRQMLDWFRPTGKPIHCILTKCDKLNRQEQTAILRKVEAEFADESMITVQLFSSSKKLGTDIAEKVVGGWFDAMNYQASQAEASSEHSEPIDGE; this is encoded by the coding sequence ATGTCGCTTTTCCAAGGCTTGCAATTCCTGACAACCGTTAACGACCTGAAGGCTCTTCCGGCTGACGGTATGGAAGTTGCATTCGCCGGACGCTCTAATGCCGGCAAGTCCAGTGCTATTAATACACTGGCCAATCATACGCGGCTTGCCTTTGTTTCTAAAACACCGGGCCGTACTCAACACATCAATTATTTTCAATTTGGTAATGCTAATAACCGACTAGTCGATTTACCAGGTTACGGTTATGCTGAAGTACCTGTGTCAGTTAGGCAACACTGGGAAAGATTATTAAGCCAGTATTTGGTGCGCCGGAGCAATCTGATTGGCTTAGTGCTGATTATGGATTCACGTCGTCCACTGACCGAGCTTGATCGTCAGATGCTGGATTGGTTCCGTCCTACAGGCAAACCTATCCATTGTATTCTGACTAAATGCGATAAGTTAAATCGTCAGGAACAAACTGCGATTTTGCGTAAGGTAGAGGCTGAGTTTGCTGACGAATCGATGATTACCGTTCAGCTGTTCTCCAGCTCTAAAAAGTTAGGAACAGATATTGCAGAAAAGGTAGTTGGTGGCTGGTTTGATGCCATGAATTACCAAGCGTCGCAGGCAGAGGCCAGTTCGGAGCATTCAGAGCCGATAGACGGGGAGTAA
- a CDS encoding c-type cytochrome, which translates to MLMRRAPVAAIIATLLMVAPTAFAADGTKADPAKGKLLVEQVCAACHGIDGNSAASANPSLAGQHPEYIVKQLNEFKAAKRKNPVMMGMAAPLSPADMKNVAEYFSAQQAKDRGASDKALIEAGKKIYRGGIMAKGVPACMACHGPSGAGIPGQYPRMGGQHSAYTLAQLTTFRSGERNNNTVMTDVAARLSDAEIKAVAEYIQALH; encoded by the coding sequence ATGCTTATGCGCCGTGCGCCTGTTGCAGCAATCATTGCCACACTATTGATGGTGGCCCCAACCGCGTTTGCCGCTGACGGCACGAAAGCAGATCCGGCAAAAGGTAAACTGTTGGTCGAGCAAGTCTGTGCAGCCTGTCATGGCATTGATGGCAATAGCGCAGCTTCTGCCAATCCCAGCCTTGCAGGCCAACATCCTGAATATATTGTAAAACAATTGAACGAGTTCAAGGCTGCTAAGCGAAAAAATCCCGTGATGATGGGTATGGCAGCGCCTTTATCGCCAGCTGATATGAAAAACGTGGCAGAGTATTTCTCTGCCCAGCAAGCAAAAGATCGCGGCGCTTCTGATAAAGCCCTGATTGAAGCAGGTAAAAAAATCTACCGTGGTGGCATTATGGCTAAGGGCGTACCTGCCTGTATGGCCTGTCATGGCCCGTCTGGCGCAGGGATTCCCGGCCAATACCCACGCATGGGTGGCCAACATTCGGCATACACGCTGGCACAGCTGACTACTTTCCGCAGCGGCGAGCGTAACAACAATACGGTCATGACCGATGTTGCGGCCAGATTGTCAGATGCTGAAATCAAAGCCGTGGCTGAATACATCCAGGCTTTACATTAA
- a CDS encoding cytochrome c biogenesis protein ResB, protein MRFAVSLLTILAISSIIGTVLKQNEPYANYKIEFGEFWFQVFHPLGLFDVYHSAWFLLILSFLVLSTSLCIWRQMPGIWKDIRGYRENASNNSLRLMSHNIELNSELPTEDVIDTLANRGYRSRIREENGQVLIAAKKGSFQRLGYVFAHSAIVVICIGGLLDGNVPLKLTELFGFKTPETRDLPQSKVPLQSRLPEDNLSFRGNVTLPEGSVGDVIFLNAGQGYFVQDLPFAVRLNKFYIEHYSTGQPKLFASDIDLLDKKTGTVLKRAKVEVNKPLIYKGVAVYQASFGDGGSLLKMQRWNLNNHSAQAFEVRSQSSQSMQINGQAFQLEMGDFRPFNIENMGKVANNAMAVSKFAQAMASAQAVQSEHNLKNIGPSIQFKLRDKNGQATEYLNYFAPFFEKGAGYAVTGMRTEVAAPFQFIRIPLDKDLEPNTFMRLRASLLDKSLYPEIARRTAAKAFQSGGITKEGEAQFKDVTIGVLTRFSEGGFPAIESFLDQKVPKEQRQTVAQTYIKILQGTVIDAMDVAQGKAGLPVLPIDETQYRFLMDSLVAVSSLYEYGPPVWLQASSFDEVKASGFQITRAPGQNIVYLGSLFLVIGIFCMFYIRENRVWVRLSAGKTLIAMSSNRKNSDLDREFTELTTDLAAKGKTP, encoded by the coding sequence ATGCGTTTTGCCGTAAGCCTGCTGACTATCCTCGCTATCTCTTCGATTATTGGCACGGTTTTAAAACAAAATGAGCCTTACGCCAATTATAAAATTGAGTTTGGTGAGTTCTGGTTTCAAGTATTTCACCCGCTTGGCCTGTTTGATGTCTACCACAGCGCTTGGTTTTTGCTGATACTAAGCTTTCTTGTGCTTTCAACCAGCCTGTGTATTTGGCGGCAAATGCCCGGAATTTGGAAAGATATTCGGGGTTATCGTGAAAACGCCAGCAATAATTCATTGCGTTTGATGTCGCACAATATCGAATTAAACAGTGAATTACCCACCGAAGATGTCATCGACACACTGGCCAACCGGGGCTACCGCAGCCGCATTCGTGAAGAGAATGGCCAAGTCTTGATTGCAGCCAAAAAAGGCAGCTTTCAGCGCTTAGGCTATGTATTTGCCCATTCGGCGATTGTGGTGATCTGTATTGGTGGCTTGCTTGACGGAAATGTGCCGCTCAAATTAACCGAGCTGTTTGGCTTTAAAACACCAGAAACGCGTGATTTGCCGCAGAGCAAAGTCCCCCTGCAAAGTCGCTTGCCCGAAGATAATTTATCTTTCCGCGGTAATGTCACCCTGCCCGAAGGATCCGTTGGCGATGTGATTTTCTTAAATGCAGGCCAAGGCTATTTTGTTCAGGATCTGCCCTTTGCAGTACGCCTGAATAAATTTTATATCGAGCATTATTCAACCGGGCAGCCCAAACTCTTTGCCAGTGATATTGATTTGCTGGACAAAAAAACCGGAACCGTGCTTAAAAGAGCAAAAGTAGAAGTCAATAAACCTCTAATTTACAAAGGGGTAGCCGTTTATCAAGCCAGCTTTGGCGATGGTGGCTCCCTGCTGAAAATGCAGCGCTGGAATTTAAACAATCACAGCGCACAAGCATTTGAAGTTCGCTCACAATCCAGCCAGAGCATGCAAATCAATGGCCAGGCCTTTCAATTAGAAATGGGTGATTTCCGCCCGTTCAATATTGAAAACATGGGTAAAGTAGCCAATAACGCGATGGCAGTCAGTAAATTTGCCCAAGCCATGGCCTCGGCACAAGCAGTGCAAAGCGAGCACAACCTCAAAAATATTGGTCCGTCGATACAATTTAAATTACGCGATAAAAACGGCCAAGCCACTGAATACCTGAATTACTTTGCTCCATTTTTTGAAAAGGGCGCTGGCTATGCCGTTACAGGCATGCGCACCGAAGTAGCAGCGCCATTCCAATTTATTCGTATCCCTCTGGATAAAGACCTAGAACCGAACACCTTTATGCGTTTGCGGGCCAGCCTGCTCGATAAATCGCTTTACCCGGAAATTGCCCGCCGAACTGCAGCAAAAGCCTTCCAAAGCGGCGGAATTACCAAAGAAGGCGAAGCGCAATTTAAAGACGTCACTATCGGGGTACTTACGCGTTTTAGTGAAGGAGGTTTCCCTGCCATCGAAAGTTTCCTCGATCAGAAAGTGCCCAAAGAGCAGCGCCAGACTGTAGCCCAAACCTATATCAAGATCCTGCAAGGTACGGTCATTGATGCAATGGATGTAGCACAAGGAAAAGCGGGCCTGCCTGTACTGCCAATTGATGAAACACAATACCGCTTCCTGATGGATAGCTTGGTTGCAGTCAGCAGCCTGTATGAGTATGGCCCGCCTGTCTGGCTGCAAGCCAGCAGCTTTGATGAAGTCAAAGCCAGTGGATTTCAAATTACCCGTGCACCCGGCCAAAATATTGTGTATTTAGGTTCTTTATTTTTGGTGATCGGTATTTTCTGTATGTTTTATATTCGGGAAAACCGGGTTTGGGTACGTCTTTCCGCTGGCAAAACCCTGATTGCCATGAGTAGTAACCGCAAGAATTCTGATCTGGATCGTGAATTTACCGAGCTCACCACTGATTTGGCTGCAAAAGGAAAAACACCATGA
- the ccsB gene encoding c-type cytochrome biogenesis protein CcsB produces the protein MSISKRRLSPFDMVFTGLIIAAGLFAYKRYASFMDYYEEGILLAAVAAIVWFGRFWPAMRVFLPVSALFSLASIGLYQGTLANGQNVFWLKYILSSQSAVMWMCVLYLLATLMYWLGMLRRSNTALGIASSLTWAAASAALISKLVRWYESYLIGADVGHIPVSNLYEVFILFCLITTLMYLYYEQKFKAQGMAKTMGAFVLPIILAAVGFILWYSVDRQAHEIQPLIPALQSWWMKIHVPANFVGYGAFALSAGLGAAQLLVSKGILSSRLPSYETLGEVMYKAISIGFLFFTIATILGAMWAAEAWGGYWSWDPKETWALIVWLNYASWLHMRLVKGWRGNVLAWWALIGLLVTSFAFIGVNMFLSGLHSYGGL, from the coding sequence ATGAGTATCTCCAAGCGCCGCTTATCACCATTCGACATGGTGTTTACCGGCCTGATTATCGCTGCAGGCCTGTTTGCCTATAAGCGCTATGCATCATTTATGGATTATTACGAAGAAGGCATCTTATTAGCCGCTGTTGCAGCCATTGTGTGGTTTGGCCGCTTCTGGCCCGCCATGCGGGTTTTTCTTCCTGTCAGTGCACTTTTTTCACTTGCAAGCATTGGCTTGTATCAAGGCACGCTTGCTAATGGACAAAACGTCTTTTGGTTAAAGTATATTTTGTCCAGCCAATCGGCCGTCATGTGGATGTGCGTGCTTTATTTGCTGGCAACCTTAATGTACTGGCTGGGAATGTTGCGCCGTTCCAACACCGCACTCGGCATCGCAAGCAGCTTAACCTGGGCCGCTGCATCGGCGGCTCTGATCTCAAAATTAGTGCGTTGGTATGAAAGCTATCTGATTGGTGCCGACGTTGGCCATATTCCTGTTTCAAATTTATACGAAGTTTTTATTCTGTTTTGCCTGATTACGACACTGATGTATCTGTACTACGAGCAAAAATTTAAAGCACAAGGAATGGCCAAAACCATGGGTGCCTTCGTGCTGCCCATTATTCTGGCTGCAGTCGGTTTTATTCTTTGGTACAGCGTTGATCGCCAAGCGCATGAAATTCAACCGCTAATCCCCGCATTGCAATCTTGGTGGATGAAAATACACGTCCCTGCCAACTTTGTAGGCTACGGTGCCTTTGCCCTTTCAGCAGGGCTGGGGGCCGCCCAGCTTTTGGTTTCAAAAGGCATTTTATCCAGCCGCCTGCCAAGCTACGAAACACTTGGCGAGGTCATGTATAAAGCCATTTCGATTGGTTTTCTATTCTTCACAATTGCCACCATTTTAGGCGCAATGTGGGCCGCTGAAGCATGGGGTGGTTACTGGAGCTGGGATCCAAAAGAAACCTGGGCGCTGATTGTATGGCTGAACTATGCCTCATGGCTGCATATGCGCTTAGTAAAAGGCTGGCGTGGCAATGTGCTGGCATGGTGGGCGCTGATTGGCCTGCTGGTCACCAGCTTTGCGTTTATTGGCGTAAATATGTTTTTATCCGGCTTGCATTCCTATGGCGGCCTTTAA
- a CDS encoding tetratricopeptide repeat protein, with protein sequence MSAKLQFATQLEILARESYCGSPPSPAEAGQLLQNTFDEPRLLAMAQVILGHSWQHLSEHLKAQQAFSAGMLSFKAAGCLKEQTETLILLGFSHLLSNEPLIALDYWSDALIIARKLKNRKLCARIYMGISQVYIGFGDDQAALGFNELALELARKLGSDHLKCEVLLNVASDTCRLKRFSYALQCLAEAEKLLQQSVVNPIWSAEIIYYLGVVHAEQKQWAQAKIELETAFTLSDQNDNLWGKAHALTALAEVLLALGENNAGTILLQALSLAKSGGIKTLQNRCNTALIQWHLSRQNYELALPAFNALIQNEDTEKFKISAKHKQHILQLETQSRMRHL encoded by the coding sequence ATGAGCGCAAAACTACAGTTTGCCACCCAATTGGAAATCCTGGCCAGGGAATCATATTGTGGCTCGCCTCCTTCGCCGGCAGAGGCCGGGCAGCTACTGCAGAATACTTTTGATGAGCCCCGGCTTCTGGCGATGGCTCAGGTGATTTTGGGGCACTCGTGGCAGCATTTAAGTGAGCATCTTAAGGCGCAGCAGGCATTTTCAGCGGGCATGCTTAGTTTTAAAGCAGCGGGGTGTCTGAAGGAGCAAACTGAAACCCTGATCCTGCTGGGGTTTTCGCATTTATTAAGCAATGAACCGCTGATTGCGCTTGATTATTGGTCTGATGCGCTCATCATTGCGCGTAAATTAAAAAATAGAAAACTATGTGCCCGTATCTATATGGGCATTAGCCAGGTTTATATTGGCTTTGGTGACGATCAGGCTGCATTGGGATTTAATGAACTGGCACTGGAGCTGGCGCGTAAATTAGGCAGTGATCATTTAAAGTGTGAGGTATTGCTGAATGTGGCCAGCGATACTTGCCGCTTAAAACGTTTTTCATATGCTTTGCAATGTCTGGCTGAAGCAGAAAAACTATTACAGCAATCGGTTGTGAACCCTATTTGGTCGGCTGAAATAATTTATTATCTGGGTGTTGTACATGCGGAACAAAAACAATGGGCTCAGGCTAAAATAGAGCTTGAAACTGCTTTTACTCTGAGTGATCAAAATGATAATTTATGGGGTAAAGCCCATGCTTTAACGGCACTGGCAGAAGTATTGCTGGCATTGGGTGAAAATAATGCCGGTACAATATTGCTGCAGGCCTTAAGTCTGGCAAAATCAGGCGGTATAAAAACACTACAAAATCGTTGTAATACGGCTTTAATTCAATGGCATTTGTCACGGCAAAATTATGAATTGGCTTTGCCTGCTTTTAATGCGCTGATTCAAAATGAAGATACAGAAAAATTTAAAATCAGCGCAAAGCACAAGCAGCATATTTTGCAATTAGAAACGCAAAGCCGTATGCGCCATTTGTAG
- a CDS encoding tetratricopeptide repeat-containing diguanylate cyclase — MSHQQERLLKGRSFYRQGEHALAVSSFLEGIEESLETSGNESIYWIELAHLFRETGQAERALALNQYGLQLAGDDVYLICAARLGLAADLWELNQQEMARAMMQQVVANPQLYQCPYLLERLSQLCIVQEQWLPALSLIEKALVLYQDDPVAMASCGLSLLKLQGRAKVRSEYHDGVSIVQKYMHLLPNAQREIYAELARAYQELGQFSESAAHFMQALQIASKVQKKTRPRRLAAVEYKLRHMTSEIEIELLREKNVAQHQQVQELENVTFRDELTGLHNARYLEICWPGLLDQAREDVALCMLSIGIDQFASIREVFGSELASIAYHQLARILQRHLPAKAVLVCSGSGTFALVFLALEKAEIEQFSARVQQDIALLEYAHLPESLSISMGGAFFQVGDTAEILQLRADLAFFLGQRQGLGQLFWDEETR, encoded by the coding sequence ATGAGTCACCAGCAAGAGCGCCTGCTTAAAGGGCGCAGCTTCTACCGGCAGGGTGAGCATGCTCTGGCAGTCTCCAGCTTTTTGGAGGGTATAGAGGAATCGCTTGAGACCAGCGGAAATGAAAGCATTTATTGGATCGAGTTGGCGCATTTATTCCGTGAAACGGGCCAGGCGGAGCGGGCGTTAGCGCTCAACCAATATGGCTTGCAACTGGCAGGGGATGATGTCTACTTGATTTGTGCGGCAAGGCTGGGTTTGGCTGCCGATCTGTGGGAATTAAATCAGCAAGAGATGGCCCGCGCCATGATGCAGCAGGTTGTGGCCAACCCTCAGCTATACCAATGCCCTTATTTGTTGGAGCGCTTAAGCCAGCTCTGCATCGTGCAGGAGCAATGGCTGCCAGCGCTCAGCCTGATTGAAAAGGCGCTCGTACTGTATCAGGATGACCCGGTGGCGATGGCCAGCTGTGGTTTGTCACTGCTTAAGTTGCAAGGCCGGGCGAAGGTGCGCTCTGAGTATCACGATGGCGTGAGTATTGTTCAAAAATACATGCACTTACTTCCTAATGCCCAGCGTGAAATATACGCAGAGCTGGCTCGTGCCTATCAGGAGCTGGGGCAGTTCTCTGAATCAGCGGCTCATTTTATGCAAGCCTTGCAGATTGCTTCCAAGGTACAAAAAAAAACACGCCCCAGGCGTTTGGCTGCGGTGGAATACAAGCTGCGGCACATGACCAGTGAAATTGAAATTGAATTATTGCGTGAGAAAAACGTGGCACAGCATCAGCAGGTACAGGAGCTGGAAAACGTCACTTTCCGTGATGAGCTGACCGGCCTGCATAATGCTCGCTATCTGGAAATATGCTGGCCGGGCTTGCTGGATCAGGCTCGTGAAGATGTGGCGCTTTGTATGCTTAGCATTGGGATTGATCAGTTTGCCAGTATCCGTGAGGTGTTTGGCAGTGAGCTGGCCAGCATTGCTTATCATCAACTGGCACGCATTTTACAGCGCCATTTACCCGCTAAGGCTGTTTTGGTCTGCAGTGGATCAGGCACGTTTGCATTGGTATTTTTGGCTTTAGAAAAGGCAGAGATTGAGCAATTTTCTGCACGAGTGCAGCAGGATATTGCTTTATTGGAATATGCCCATTTGCCTGAGTCCCTGAGTATCAGCATGGGCGGGGCATTTTTTCAGGTAGGGGATACCGCCGAAATTTTACAACTTCGGGCTGATCTGGCTTTTTTTCTGGGGCAGCGACAGGGGCTGGGGCAATTGTTTTGGGATGAAGAAACCCGATGA
- a CDS encoding diacylglycerol kinase, translated as MEFNVLESPFKGKTGVARIFNALGYSIDGLKAGWLNEAAFRQVTLLALLGIPCAFLIPGLPHWGRALLIGSHLASMIVELLNSAIEAAVDHTSLERHELAKRAKDLGSAAQLVCLLNLALMWCLVVLG; from the coding sequence ATGGAGTTTAATGTGTTGGAAAGCCCATTTAAAGGTAAAACAGGAGTCGCCCGCATTTTTAATGCTCTGGGTTATTCCATCGATGGTCTAAAAGCAGGCTGGCTGAATGAAGCCGCATTTCGTCAGGTTACTTTGCTGGCGCTGCTTGGTATTCCCTGTGCGTTTTTAATTCCAGGGCTGCCTCATTGGGGCAGGGCATTACTGATAGGCAGTCATCTGGCCAGTATGATTGTTGAGCTGCTTAATTCGGCCATTGAGGCCGCGGTAGATCACACCTCCCTAGAGCGTCATGAGCTGGCTAAGCGTGCCAAAGATTTAGGTAGTGCGGCGCAATTGGTCTGCCTGCTGAATTTAGCCTTGATGTGGTGTTTGGTTGTGCTGGGCTGA